From Actinomyces procaprae:
GGCGGGCTCGCCGTCGGGGGCAGCGCGGAGGAGTCCGGCCAGCAGCTGGGGGTTGTAGCAGGTGGCGTCCTGTCCGGCGGTGACGCGGGTATTGGCCCAGATGGCGTCGAGGGGCGGCCACTCGCTGAGGGGCCGCGTCTCGTCGGTGATGGTCACCTCGGTGTCGCCGTGGATGGTGATGTGGACGTGCTCGCCGTCGTCGCTGGCCCGGATGGTGACCGTCCAGTCCTTGGCGGGGTCCACGGTGGTGATCCATGCCTCGGAGTCCTCCCAGTCGGTCTCTGGCACAGGTGTGGGGTCGGGGATGGCCCGGCGGGCGACGGTGAGGTGCTCGGCGCGGATGAGCGTGTCGAGGTCCGCGTCGTCGGTGTCGGCGGTGTGGCGGGTGCGGAGCAGCACGTGCCGGTCGGTGGCCTCCATGAGCAGGCGGCCGTCGGCGGTCCAGGCGTGCACGTTGCGGAGGACTGGCACCGGTACGGGGTCGTCGGGGACGATGGCGGTCACGCGGTCAACTAGGCGGGCGAATTCGCGGGCGGGGATGGTCACGGTCATGGGTCAGTCCTCCAGTAGGTCGAGTAGTCCGCCGTCGTCGGCGGTGGCGGTGTCGGTGTGGTGGTAGGCGGCCTGGCAGGCGCGGCAGATGTCGTCGCGGCCCTCTATGTCGGTGATGGGCCGGCCGAAGGGGCGGCCGTGGATCTGCCAGCCGCCGCCGTCGCACAGGACGGCGAGGTTGGCTACCGGGTCGTGGTGCGGGCACTCGCCCACCGAGACGATTCGGGCGATGTGGTAGACGCGGAGCCTGCCGAGGGCGAGCATCACGTACCGGTCGTCGGCGCTCATGCGGCCTCCCCTCGTGACGGCCGGTACAGGTGGGTCAGCCGCCAGGTCATGTCCCACACCTCATCCCCGACGCCGTAGGTGTCGGCCTGGCACACCAGGGGCGTGATCTGGTCCTGGCCGGTCTCCTCCGCCATGACCTGGCGGAGGTTGGCGACGGCGGCCTGGCAGGCGTCAGGGTCGATCTCGACCATCACCGCCCGGGAGGCGAGGATGATCTTGTCGCAGGGCTCCAGGGGCACCAGCTGGATGAGGCGGGCGAGGTAGATGCCGGTCCCGCCGAACGGGTCCAGGGCGCGGATACGCATGAGCGTGTCCCTGCCCGGGCCGTGCTGGTCCTGCGCCAGCTGGAGCACGGCGCGGACCTGGTGGTCCACTACCTCCACGGGGGTTACGACGACGCCGTGGCGCTTGCCGCGTCGGGTCTCGCAGGCGGCCTGGTAGGCGAGGGCGATTTCCTCCTGCCGGGCCTGCTTGGCGTCCAGGTGACGTGTGGTGGTCATGTGAGGCGCCCGCCCTTCATCTGGTGGCGGGTGTGCCGCACCCGCTCGCGCCACGCCTCGTGCTTGCAGATGCGGCAGTCGCGCTCCAGGGTGATGCCACGCCCGAGGCGGCGCCGCACCCGCACCCGGGCGGTCGCAATAGACCACTCGTGGCCGTGCGCGCACGTGGCAGGGCCGCCGGCAGCGGCCAGCCGCTCCAGCAGCTCATACGCCACGCTGTCAGGCACCGGCGCGGACGACGCGCCGGCGGGGATCAGGTCCGCGAGGTCGCGGAGGCGGGTGGTGCTCATGCGGCCACCTGCCCGTCCACGTCGTCCTCGTCGGCGAGGACCACCAGCGGGGTGATGATGAGCGTGATCCGGTGCCAGCCCTCGGTCATGGCGGGGTCGGCCGACCCCTGGTACATGTGCGGCCCGTCCAGGTGCAGGCTGTCGTCGTCCGGCAGCACGTGGGCGTCCACCAGCCCGTCGACCAGGGCCTTGATGGTGGGGTAGGCGTTGGCGGGGTCGACGCGGCGGCGGGTGCGTCCGTGCAGGTAGGCGTCGATGCGTGCCCGCTGGAGGGCTGGGATGCGTGCTCGGCGTGCGGTCCAGCCCGCCCGCTCCCGCAGCGCCTTCACGCGGCGGGCCTTCTCGGCCCAGTGGAGGCGCCCGGCGGGCCCGTTGGATGCGATCCACTCACCCTTGGGGATGAGGACCGAAATCTTGTATGCCATTAGTTGCTGCCCTTCAAATACGTGTCGTAATAGTTTTGTGCTGCGTCGCGCGCGGTCGTCCCGCTGGCGCGGCCCTCCTTGTCCCAGGCCACCCACCCGCCGCCGTCCTGGCGGACCAGGCAGATAACCCGCCGCCGGAATACCGCCTCATAAAGGACCATCCCCGGCGGGCAGATAAGCGGCTCCTTCAAACGAATATCGGCACTCATGGCGCGTCCTTTGCGAGGTCGCGGGCGAGTGCGTGGATGGCGTAGGTGGCCTGCTGGGGGACGACGCCGTTGCCGATGAGTTGGGCCTGTTGGGTGCGGGTGAGTCCGTCGATGCCGGTCACCCACCGGTCGGGGGTGCCCATCAGCCATTCGGCGTAGCGCATGCTCAGGCGCCCCTGGTCGTCCTCGGGGTCGGGCATGAGCCGCCCGATGCGGCGCTCCCAGATGTGCTGCCTGCGGCGTGCGTCCGACAGCATCCACAGGCCCTCTCGGATGGCGGTCTGGAGGTTGGGGCCGCCCTGCCGTCTTCCGCGTCCTGGGCCGGTGTGCATGCTGGCCGTCGGCGTGGGTAGGAGACCCGCCCGTGGCCCGTCGTAGGGCAGGACCGGCATCAGGGTGCGTCCTAGCCCATAGGTGCTGACGTCGCGTCGGGCGGCGAGGACGAAGACCCGCCGGCGGCGGTGCGGGGCGCCGGCCTCAGCCGCCGTGACGATGCGGGTAGCGGTCCGGTAGCCGGCGGAGTCCAGCTCCCCGGCGACCCACGCGGCGGGCGCCGACGCCACGTTCTCCCACACCACCAGCCGTGGCCGGAGTTTGCGGACGGCGCGGAGCATATGCCTGATCACCGCCGACCTGGCGTCCAGCAGGCCTCGCCGGTGCCCGGCGAGGCTGAATCCCTGGCAGGGCGTCCCGGCCGTGATGACGTCGACGGGCTCCACCCGCGACCAGTCCACCTCGGTGATGTCCCCGTAGTTGCGCGTGTCCGGGAAGCGGCCGGCGAGGAGTCGCGCGGGGCCGGGGGCGGGGTCCGCCACCCACCGGATCGGCGTCCAGGGCACCACGGCGTCGCGGAGCCCCATCTCCAGGCCGGCGTAGCCGGTGCACAGTGATCCGACAGTCAGGTCGGGGCTCATATCCATGCCTCCCATTCCTCGACGGGGAGGCCCACGGTGTCGGCCCAGTCGACGGCGGCGAGCGCGTCTGTGTCGTCGCGCCACCCGGGTGTTAGGGCGATGGCGTCACAGTCGACGAGCATCCGCATGCGGGCGCGGGACAGGGCCATTTCGGGGGTGTCGCCGGGGCGTGCGCCTGCGGTGACGGTGCTGGTGGTGATGGCGGCGGGGACGCGCACGTCATGCCCGGCCGCACGGAGTTCCGCCACAGGGTCGGCGTCGC
This genomic window contains:
- a CDS encoding DNA cytosine methyltransferase; this translates as MDMSPDLTVGSLCTGYAGLEMGLRDAVVPWTPIRWVADPAPGPARLLAGRFPDTRNYGDITEVDWSRVEPVDVITAGTPCQGFSLAGHRRGLLDARSAVIRHMLRAVRKLRPRLVVWENVASAPAAWVAGELDSAGYRTATRIVTAAEAGAPHRRRRVFVLAARRDVSTYGLGRTLMPVLPYDGPRAGLLPTPTASMHTGPGRGRRQGGPNLQTAIREGLWMLSDARRRQHIWERRIGRLMPDPEDDQGRLSMRYAEWLMGTPDRWVTGIDGLTRTQQAQLIGNGVVPQQATYAIHALARDLAKDAP
- a CDS encoding DUF4406 domain-containing protein, producing MRLYLAGHDWAGDADPVAELRAAGHDVRVPAAITTSTVTAGARPGDTPEMALSRARMRMLVDCDAIALTPGWRDDTDALAAVDWADTVGLPVEEWEAWI